The Solanum dulcamara chromosome 6, daSolDulc1.2, whole genome shotgun sequence genome contains the following window.
AAAGCTAAAGATCATAGTTCTCGAACGAGCAATCGAAAAGATTCTGGAGCATCTTCGGGATTAGGTATTGTTCCCCCAATGATCGTAGTACCAAGTACTTCCTGGCGAGCTCTAATATGATCCTATTTATAAGTAAGCATCTCTTGTAAAATATGAGCAACCCCAAACCCTTCTAGAGCCCAAACCTCCATTTCTCCTACCCGTTGTCCCCCCTGTTTGGCTCTTCCTCTAAGGGGTTGTTGTGTAACAAGCGCATAATGTCCACTGGAACGCCCATGGATTTTGTCATCAACTTGATGAATTAATTTCAAGATATAAGGCTTTCCTATTATAACGGGTTGTTCAAAAGGATTCCCCGTCCTTCCATCAAATATTCTGCTTTTTCCTGGATATTCGGGTTCAAATACCCATGGATTCGTTGTTTGCTTACTGGCTTCATATAATTCAGAAAACACTAGTTTTATCGAAGCTTCTTGTTCATATCTCTCATCAAAAGGTGCTATTCGATAATGTCTGTCTAGCAGACTCCCTGCTAACCCTAGTGAACATTCAACTATCTGTCCGACATTCATTCGTAAAGGTACTCCTAATGGGTTAAAGACCATATCAACGGATCTACCATCTTGTAAATAAGGCATATCTTGTCTAGGCAAAATTTTGGAAATGATACCTTTATTTCCGTGTCTTCCAGCTACTTTATCGCCTACTTTGATTTCATGTTTCTGTGAAATATATAGTCCCCCGAACCACATTTTCTAAACGAACCAGAGCCAATCCGAATTGATCTTGTAAAAGATCTGCTACAAAACGAATACgtttatttttcaaatgatTCATATCGTCAAGTGCACCCATTCCAAATTTCAGTCCAATCAAATGATCGGCGGCTGCCAATATATCTCGTGGTAACAAAAATGTATTGTTCTGGGGTATATCAAGGTTCAGTTTTCGGTTCATATTTCGTCGACCAATCCTTCTTAATTCACATCTTTGTTGAAAGAATTTCTTTTGTAATTCCTTACATAAGGATTCAGAAAATATCGGATAGCCACCTACACAAGCAAATTGTTCATAAAACTCCAAAATGGAATTTtcttttgacccaatttttttctCTCCTTATCATtcagaaaagacaaaaaaaattcagGATAGCAAACATTCTCTAGAATTTCTCTTAGATTCAAACCCATAGCTGATGATAGAACTAGAATAGATATTTTTTGTTTCCTACTTACACGAGCCCATATCCTTGCTTTTCTATCAATTTCTAATTCTGATCTTCCTCCCCAATCTGATATTATGGTACTGGTATAGACCGAAATTCCGTTATGGTCCAATTCTGATCGGTAATAAATACCGGGACTTTGCAATATTTGATTGATCACAATTCTATATATTCCATTGACTATAGAAGTTCCCAGGGAATTCATTAGAGGAATGTTTCCGATAAAAATTGTTTGTTCTTGCATATCCCTACTGTTTTTCCAAATTAATCCCGCGGATACATATAATTCAGAAGAATATGTGAGTGATTCATACACAACATCTCTTTCCTTTATCAAGGGTTCGACCAATTGATATGTTTCCACAAATAATTGAAATTCAATTTCTTGATCTGTATCTTCAATTTTTGGAAACTTATAAAGTTATTCAGTCAAACCTTGATCAATGAACCTACAAAATCCTTCAAATTGTATCTGATTAAATCTAGGTATTGTAGATATTCCCTCATTTCCATCCCCGAGCATTTTAAATTTCCCATTTAGCAAAAAATCCCACTATTGGTTCATTCTGCATCTAATTAGATAGATTAGATAAATGATCTAGCAATGATGGCATTTCTATTTTGTTTACCGAATCACATGAAATTTTACACAACCCCATATCTGGAATGTATGAAATACGTATGaacggaggaagaaagagaatTTTCTACttaaattgaattgaattggaaTTTTCAACAGATACAAATGGAAAGAAATTGATAAAAGATCCCTAGAAACCGACTTCTGCTACTTAGACTTATTAATTAAGTTATAGGATTTTGTAtagaatataaaaagaaaaatgattcCATTTCTACCATTATTATGATAATACATATTCCAACCTGCTTGAATACCAGAAAAAGAAATGGATTGGACATTTGATCTTTTCGCTGAGATAAAGGCATAAAAATCAGAAAGAATATATAGAATTAGAATCGGTCTTTTAGCATTTAACCCCCCTTTATGTTATGGATTTCATTGTTCAAAAAATGATTCGCAGAGGAGAGAGATTTTGTTTACGGATATTTGAGTAGAATACAATTGTGAAGTGTATAAGAAAAGAAGGTTTGTATGGCTTAAACACGTGTGGAGATATCTATAATATCtgtctttcttctcttttattgTTTTATTGTCGTTCTATGTTCGATTCGGGGCAACACAAGTTGTGCTCTCCGAAAACATAATTTGAATTTTCTattcaattcaaaattcaaattgagGTATGATACTTTTCTGATATCTGATAATTCTATATCGggaacatatataaataatatatatccgTCTAACAATTTATCTTGGGGTGGGGGGTTTACATATACTCATAATTgttgttataattattattaataattaaaattgagaAGGATTTTTTGATTGAAAAAATCCATACTGATTagttatatatcatatatcaagtTGTATTTTCTTATGTCAGTAGGAAACCAAAATTTGGAGATTCAAATCCAAGAATCCTTCATGCATTCTAAGTCAATAGTTAATGGGTCCTATTTTAAGAAAGTTGAATTTTGCGACTGAAAATCCACATTTGATTTTTCAATAGAAAGGTAAGAAAAACTTTTGAACATTATGAATTTTGAGATAGACTCAATCGATATTGAAAGGATGAATCAAACTCAATCAAAAGGGCCGAAGGATTAGGATTTCTTTGacttttaggaaaaattaaggaaaacaGAACTCAAGGTGCAAGTACAATAAAAAAGCAGTTCAGTAATCCGGGAAAGTTTTCATCTATTTTGTATTTGTAGCATTTTGGCGACATGGCCGAGTGGTAAGGCGGAGGACTGCAAATCCTTTTTTCCCCAGTTCAAATCCGGGTGTCGCCTGATCAAAAAACAACTTGaaatctctttttttcttctgttGATATAACCCGACGAATGATTTGCCAGCAGAAGAAGAGAAAGCAGACTGTTGATACTTGTTTGATTCTAAACACCTGGTCTGGgtgtttttctcaaaaattgtaAATATCCTTGCATTGCATATTTAGGCTTAGCTTTCAAGTAAATATTCGAATGCTAGAGGGGCTATCAAGACTTCGCAATTACCTTCTACTAcaaatcaaaattttctatTATTAATCCATTGTATAATGACTGGACCTTGGATTAGATTGGAGAGCCCGATAGGAAATCGAAATAGTTATGGAAGGGGGCGTAAGATACTTTATTCTATACGAGGAACTCACGAAACTATCACAGTGCTCAAGCATCCAATCAATTGAAATGCGGGTAAAAAAAAGAATAGGACCTATTATTCGTACATGTTACATTAGTAACATTCCCTTGAGATGTTACTGCGTATTTTGCTTAGGTTTAATCTTTCCCGATTATAAATCATATAGGAATTTCTTATAAAATGGGCAAATTTATTGGATTGGTTTATTCATAGTCTTCGTTCTTTTTGACTCTGCGCCAttgattatactattattaGTGAGGAATAATGGAACAATTCCTTTAGATTTATAGAGATAGGGGACATAATTCATATGGATATAGTAAGTCTTGCTTGGGCTGCTTTAATGGTAGTCTTTACTTTTTCCCTTTCACTCGTAGTGTGGGGAAGGAGTGGACTCTAGGGGTCCTACTAATTGAGTTAAGGAAGCAAACTGTATCAATATCAATTGCTTTCTAGATGGTTCTGCAACACGTTtggaacaaaataaaaatatcttcattttaaaattattccATTGGACTCGACTGGAGTAATGTATTATAGGAATAATCCTCTTTCAATCAAAGAGCTATTTCAACGATTCCCATGTTTGTAGTTCGAAAGGAAGAGGATCCCAGGAAATTTATTCGAACCTAATTCTTCCTAAATTTTCTATTCCAATCGATGGACTCTTCCTAGGTGATACTGAGGAGGGCCGGACCCTTTTTTTATTTGGTTCTCTCTTTACTGTTCAAAGAAGAAGTGGTTTTGTTAAGTGTATACGCACTTTGCATGAGAAAGAAAGGATATAAACATAGTGATTTTCTAACGAGATACTATGTAGAATAAGATCGTCAGGTGAGTCACATATTGCGCATTTACCgctttcaaatttttgaaattggATTTAGACTTTATCGACTTATTTCATATCATGGTTCAGGCGTTAAAAATCAGTGCGGTTTACTCTTCCTTTTCGATGCCCGTGGAACTACTGTCAATGGTTTACTTCTTGGgaatgttaaaaaaaaatattactatgTGATTTTTGGAATATGCCTATATCTATCGCTTTTGCTTCATTGATTTGATTCTCTCAATAGATATCGAGATTCATATTGGAAATCAAAAATATAGTAATTCAAACTATAAGACATAGGAGTAATTCAGATTGATCAGAACAAATAGATAAAGCAAATAAATGGAATTGGATGCTATGTCAATCCCATATATGGAATTGATATTCACATCTATCAAGATAATATTGTAGATTGATATATAGATCCATATCAAATGCAGCctctatctttattttattcCAGGGGGCAGCTTTATAAAAACAATCTAACTAATAAATAGTATGGTAGAAAGAAATAGATGAATCTTTCTACAATACTATCTATCTATTAGAATACTGCCGATTCTAGTCCACTCATTTCATTTAAGACATGAAATTGGaatctttttcattttatttcgtCAATTTTCGCTAAGAACTCAGAAGTCAAGTTTCATTCaaattagttaataattaatcgTTTTGACTGAGTGTTTTTACATAAATGATAAGTAGAAAAGCGGTAGGAACTAGAATAAATAGTGCAGTAGCAATAAATGCAAGAATATTTACTTCCATAATCTCATCGGTTTTTTACTTCGCAATAACTCGGGATTTAATCCCATAGAGATGATAAATCTTTGGCCTATAAATTCAATGAATGAATATTACCTCTCGATGATCTTGAATCAGATCAATATCATGAATAACAATATTTGATCTATCAAATCAATTCATCGTCGAGAATTGAATAGTATAACATAGGAAGTTCTTTTATCCATACCGCCCCAAACTTGGATTGCTGACCCAATCCAAAattcctttatttatttatcattttttattatctattctttttttctctctaatcTATCTAGTTCCTTCTTGTACAATCATCTTATGAAGTCTCATCAAATAGCTCTTCCACTTCCAGTGGTCACATAGTTACAAACCCAAACAAACACTAAAAGCTAAATGGAAAAAGAAAGGAGTTTAGAATGAAACTATTTTTTACTTGGAAGACAAAGAAGTGTGATAAAGATGAGACCGTATAAAATGAATATTCATCAAATTTACTATTTTCCGATTTGTTCTTTCATCGATGGGGccttaaaacaaaataaaaaataggaaaaatgatTCATTCGCCTTTCAAAGAGGAGTAGGATCTTTGGTTGATATGTCCTTCCCCCTCCTTTCTTCGTAGATTATTAGCCCCGGGACACCTATACCAAAAGCTCAGTGTGCAATTTGCATGAAAACCATTTTTCAACTTCAAACTAGTAAGTCAGGTTCCATAAATCCGTAGCTAGAAAaagaaattgtttttttttgttttttctggaaagtattttcttatattcaatTTTGTATTGGACAAGAAAGGAATTCCCTTTGTGTATGCGCGCCTCAAAAAAGTATAGTACTCGATTCCATTACATGCATCAGGGGCAATCGAAAAAACCAGCATTTCTTAGAATACTGACTATAATGCTACCAATAATTGTACTAATCCAACCACATATGTCTTTCTCCtaccaaaaggaaagaaaaaagaaataaggatTTCCCCTTTGCTTTGACAATGGAATTCTTCCCCCGGTCCCCTTCATAAAAAGGCAGagattttttgatatatttattggATCCGTCGGGATTGACGGGGCTCGAACCCGTAGCTTCCGCCTTGACAGGGCGGTGCTCTGACCAATTGAACTACAATCCCAGGGAAATACGGGATCTAGCAgaaaattttattcttttttatctCTGGATCGGGTATTTCTGAAGTACAAGAGGGGTTATATCATCTCATGGCGGATTGGCGAATTATTGGGCCGAGCTGGATTTGAACCAGCGTAGACATATTGCCAACGAATTTATAGTCCATCCCCATTAACCGCTCGGGCATCGACCCAGGAAGAATCAATTTTCGACTTATTGGTAATCCATGATCAACTTCCTTTCGTAGTACCCTACCCCCAGGGGAATTCGAATCCCCGCTGCCTCCTTGAAAGAGAGATGTCCTAAACCACTAGACGATGGGGGCCTGCTTGACAAACGGCCATCATACTATGATCATAGTATGATCAGTTTTTTGAAATTGTCAATATAATCGAATGATTCTATCCGAGGGATCTTTCCCCCTTTCAGAATTGCATAGAATTGTTTTTTATTCGTCATTGACGAATTATTCATTAGAATCGACATTAGAAAtctagtagtagtattttttttgtgaattatTTCAATTGAATTTAGTTCTATTATTTTAGTCTAGATTATTTAGTATTTCGAATTTTATTTAGAAACttctaaataaaaaagaaaaaagtaataaatacaaaaaatagaaataataagtAAGAGGAGGATTTTTTCAGGGAATGATTGATCCGTCAGAAAAGGAAAAAGGTGTGAAATTAGATTTCTTTCactttcatttgattcattgTTACGAGGAGATATCCTTATCTCCCTCCCACCAAGCCAGGAAATTAACAAACGAGAAATCTAGTAAGCGGCATCAAGCAGAAAATGATGTTTTCTCCAAGAATTTAGTTCAGGAGACAAGTAGAATCTCTTCATTCCATGATTCgatgaaatatatttaattttatgttgAATTTCTAGGTGTATGTACATGTATCAATCAAGTGAATTTTGTTCTGGTGGGAtcacaataaaagaaaaaagcaaTTCGAGTCGGTCTTGAAACAATTCATTGCATTTTCTCCTAGACTTCCTAGGTAAATCCATTTTATTATTCAACAATGAGCCACTAGACACTATGTATCTACTGCACGTACTTAATGCATATATACTTATGTTtataatatatgtacatatagaTATTTTATCCACATAGTGAATAATTCCGGAATTAAATAAAAAGGGCCCTTTTAACTCAGTGGTAGAGTAATGCCATGGTAAGGCATAAGTCATCGGTTCAAATCCGATAAGGGGCTTTGTAAAACCCCAATCTAGTATTCATATTTGATGGGATAATTGTACTTTTAtttgtaataaaaaaaagtaactaACTGGATAATACATTATCATTATACTTAGTTATAAAGTTTAACATCTGTTTAGTCGATTTTCATTAGTATGAATTTCGGAATAATGAAAAGTCACttcttgaatcaccaaatattcCTATATTCCATTATACCAACCAAATCGATTCGAAAGATTAGAAATcaacaaaagaaaaagtaagTGGACCTGACCTATTGAATCATGACTATATCCGCTATTCTGATATTAAAATTCGATAGAGATGAAATGGGAgcagttgattttttttatttcatttttttgttttggacTCAACAAGAATTTGTCGATATTTCCGATTGAATCTTCTTGTTACTAGATTTTCTATAGGAAAAATTATAGGAATAATTTGTTATTCCTTTCCTCTACAGAGAAACCTTTCTTCCAAGGCACACCATAAGAgccatttattatttttctttgattctaGATCAAAGATTAATTTcatctatattatatattaattatattaagTAGATTGTAGATTTCGATGTATATCTAGCAGATCGTGGCTTCATATACCAAATATTTCAATATTGTTGCATCAGGTATTTTTGTTTTGTTCCACTAGTGTGATGAAGAATAGATCCGAGAAAGAGACTTTGATTTCCAGtctcctatttatttattttattgaattttcggttttataaaaggaaaaaaggcAAAATAGTAGATTATCTCTTTTTCTAACAGATAAAAGAATCTAAAAATCAATATTCGATCGAACTGTCTTTTTTCCTTCGATACGTGGAAAGATATACTCTGGGGTTTTAGATTTATTTATATGAAGTATGAAGGAAAGGGACCGTTTGGTCATTGAAGAGTTCTTTCAAAACAAGGGATTGATTGAATTATCTTATTATAATTCATGGTTCATATTCTTAATCAGAAGGAATAATCCAATGGAGTTCATGGATTTACCTAGGTCAGTTTATGGGCTAATCAATaaaggatttttatctttgaaacCCATTGGAAAGGGCAGTGCAAGAAAAATCATACAAAAATGATTGAATCTTGGTACGCCCCGAAAAAGATATGAGGTGCTCGGAAATGGTCGAAGTAGTTGAATAGGAGGATCACTATGACTATAGCCATTGGTAAGTTTACCAAAGAcaaaaatgatttatttgatattATGGATGACTGGTTACGAAGGGACCGTTTCGTTTTTGTCGGCTGGTCCGGTCTATTGCTCTTTCCTTGTGCCAATTTCGATGTAGGGGGTTGGTTCACAGGTACAACTTTTGTAACTTCATGGTATACCCATGGATTGGCCAGTTCTTATTTGGAAGGCTATAATTTCTTAACTGCCGCAATTTCTACTCCTGCTAATAGTTTAGCACATTCGTTGTTGTTACTATGGGGTCCTGAAGCACAAGGAGATTTTACTCGTTGGTGTCAATTGGGGGGTATGTGGACTTTTGTTGCTCTCCATGGATCTTTTGGCCTAATAGGTTTCATATTACTTCAATTCGAGCTTGCTCCACCTGTTCAATTGAGACCTTATAATGCAATCGCATTCTCTGGTCcaattgttgtttttgtttctgTATTTCTGATTTATCCACTAGGTCAGTCTGGTTGGTTCTTTGCACCTAGTTTTGGTGTAGCAGCTATATTTCGATTCATCCTATTTTTTCAAGGGTTTCATAATTGGACCTTGAACCACTTTCATATGATGGGAGTTGCCGGTGTATTGGGCGCTGCTTTGCTATGCGCCATTCATGGTGCTACCATAGAAAATACTTTATTTGAAGATGGTGATGGTGCAAATACATTCCGTGCTTTTAACCCAACTCAAGCCGAAGAAACTTATTCAATGGTCACCGCTAACCGCTTTTGGTCCCAAATCTTTGGG
Protein-coding sequences here:
- the LOC129892527 gene encoding photosystem II D2 protein, with the protein product MTIAIGKFTKDKNDLFDIMDDWLRRDRFVFVGWSGLLLFPCANFDVGGWFTGTTFVTSWYTHGLASSYLEGYNFLTAAISTPANSLAHSLLLLWGPEAQGDFTRWCQLGGMWTFVALHGSFGLIGFILLQFELAPPVQLRPYNAIAFSGPIVVFVSVFLIYPLGQSGWFFAPSFGVAAIFRFILFFQGFHNWTLNHFHMMGVAGVLGAALLCAIHGATIENTLFEDGDGANTFRAFNPTQAEETYSMVTANRFWSQIFGVAFSNKRWLHFFMLFVPVTGLWMSALGVVGLALNLRAYDFVSQEIRAAEDPEFETLYTKNILLNEGIHSWMAAQDQPHENLIFPEEVLPRGKAL
- the LOC129892920 gene encoding LOW QUALITY PROTEIN: uncharacterized protein LOC129892920 (The sequence of the model RefSeq protein was modified relative to this genomic sequence to represent the inferred CDS: substituted 1 base at 1 genomic stop codon), which encodes MALMVCLGRKVSLMMAVCQAGPHRLVVXDISLSRRQRGFEFPWG